From Sphingomonas nostoxanthinifaciens, a single genomic window includes:
- a CDS encoding NUDIX hydrolase: MASIPSRTIRIAAALIDDDAGRLLLVRKAGTRWFMQAGGKIEPGESALSALRRELAEEIGFERSDEDARYLGRFSASAANEPDTIVEAELFHVRAEHAARTLAEIEEAIWVSGAEAAALPLAPLTRDVVLPLSKQL, from the coding sequence ATGGCGAGCATACCCTCCCGAACGATCCGGATCGCGGCCGCCTTGATCGACGATGACGCCGGCCGACTGCTTCTCGTGAGGAAGGCGGGCACGCGATGGTTCATGCAGGCGGGTGGCAAGATCGAGCCGGGCGAGAGCGCCTTGTCGGCGCTCCGCCGTGAGCTGGCCGAGGAGATCGGGTTCGAAAGATCGGACGAAGATGCCCGCTACCTCGGACGTTTCTCGGCATCGGCGGCCAATGAACCGGACACGATCGTCGAGGCAGAGCTCTTTCATGTTCGTGCCGAGCATGCCGCCCGGACGCTGGCCGAGATCGAGGAAGCGATCTGGGTCAGCGGGGCCGAGGCCGCCGCATTGCCGCTCGCCCCGCTCACCCGCGATGTCGTCCTGCCGTTGTCAAAGCAGCTGTGA
- a CDS encoding RNA polymerase sigma factor: protein MLPVVVPEVGLPDASKITAEKNVRKTPVTISPEQVFQDHVQWLRGLLTRRLRVQPTEADDLVQETYLRLACTAEPISHPRALLSRIALNLFRDSKRREAVRTQHRNVVQLASVRDRQVTDMSEQEASFLLRQIILDMPELYRDVFALSRFRHMTNRDIADHLGISVKTVEWRIGKALEYCVSRLRD, encoded by the coding sequence ATGTTGCCCGTTGTCGTGCCGGAGGTCGGTTTGCCTGACGCTAGTAAGATAACAGCAGAAAAAAACGTGAGAAAAACTCCGGTCACAATCTCGCCTGAACAGGTCTTTCAAGATCACGTCCAATGGCTGCGTGGTCTCCTGACACGCCGGCTTCGCGTGCAGCCGACGGAGGCCGACGATCTCGTGCAGGAGACCTATCTGCGCCTGGCGTGCACCGCCGAACCAATCTCGCATCCACGCGCCTTGCTGTCCCGGATCGCGCTCAACCTCTTCCGAGACAGCAAAAGACGTGAGGCGGTCCGCACGCAGCACCGCAACGTCGTGCAACTCGCCTCCGTTCGCGATCGGCAGGTCACGGACATGTCCGAGCAGGAAGCGTCGTTCCTGCTGCGACAAATCATCCTCGACATGCCCGAACTCTACCGCGACGTCTTCGCATTGAGCCGATTCCGGCATATGACCAACCGCGACATCGCCGACCATCTCGGCATCTCGGTCAAGACGGTCGAGTGGCGGATCGGCAAGGCGCTCGAATATTGTGTGAGCAGGCTACGGGACTAG
- a CDS encoding helix-turn-helix domain-containing protein has protein sequence MDSDDDIARANRAKRGSPFLNTDQAAAYLKMSSRLLKRLRRDGKGPIFRRHSRFVQYHIDDLEAWSSQHATRELSR, from the coding sequence ATGGACAGCGATGACGATATCGCGCGCGCCAACCGCGCAAAACGCGGCTCGCCCTTTCTCAATACCGACCAGGCGGCCGCCTATCTCAAGATGTCGAGCCGGCTGCTGAAACGCCTACGCCGCGATGGCAAAGGACCAATATTTCGGCGCCACAGCCGCTTCGTCCAATATCATATCGATGATCTGGAAGCCTGGTCGAGCCAGCACGCCACGCGGGAGTTGAGCCGGTGA
- a CDS encoding DUF736 domain-containing protein, protein MAQIGSFTRGDGGIYTGEIRTLTLRVKAMIRPVDRENDKAPDHRVSAGGVEFGAAWTKAARETGAEYLSLKLDDPSFPAPIYATLSQGDDGEHKLIWSR, encoded by the coding sequence ATGGCACAAATCGGCAGCTTCACCCGCGGCGACGGCGGCATCTACACCGGCGAAATCCGCACGCTGACCCTTCGGGTCAAGGCCATGATCCGGCCCGTTGACCGCGAGAATGACAAGGCCCCCGATCACCGCGTCAGCGCCGGTGGCGTGGAATTCGGCGCGGCCTGGACCAAGGCGGCGCGCGAAACCGGCGCCGAATATCTCAGCCTCAAGCTCGACGATCCGTCGTTCCCGGCCCCGATCTACGCGACGCTGAGCCAAGGTGACGACGGCGAGCACAAGCTCATCTGGTCGCGCTGA
- a CDS encoding NIPSNAP family protein: protein MQSEAIVCEVRYRLDPDKLAEFDDYGHAWVRLIERYGGTHYGFFLPRAAPSDTTISFPRRGQQGETDVAVALYGFPDDAAYRRYRTELPLDPEAKIVIERFAEPPFKSYERVFLQPLSGQL, encoded by the coding sequence ATGCAATCCGAGGCGATCGTCTGTGAGGTCCGGTATCGCCTGGACCCCGACAAGCTCGCCGAGTTCGATGACTATGGCCACGCTTGGGTTCGCCTGATCGAGCGATATGGCGGCACCCATTACGGCTTCTTCCTGCCCCGCGCCGCGCCCAGCGACACGACGATCAGCTTTCCCCGGAGAGGCCAGCAGGGAGAAACGGACGTTGCCGTCGCCCTGTATGGTTTTCCGGACGATGCGGCCTATCGCCGCTATCGGACCGAATTGCCGCTCGATCCAGAGGCTAAGATCGTCATCGAACGCTTCGCCGAGCCACCCTTCAAAAGCTACGAGCGCGTCTTCCTGCAACCGCTGTCGGGGCAGTTGTGA
- a CDS encoding IS5 family transposase (programmed frameshift) — MSRYDLTDFEWRVIEPLLPNKPRGVPRVDDRRVLNGIFWVLRSGAPWRDLPERYGPRTTCYNRFVRWRKAGVWDRMMDAITAAHDGNIQMIDSTSVRAHQQAATGKKGDPDHCLGRSRGGLTTKIHAVVDAQGLPIRLGLTAGQAHDSPAAYHLLDRLGPRTIVLADKAYDADGIRGLIEAQGAVPNIPAKSNRKWKPCFSKQLYRERNLVERFFSKLKHFRRIATRYDKLAANFLAMVQLASMRLWLRAYESTA; from the exons ATGAGCCGATATGATCTGACAGACTTCGAGTGGCGAGTGATCGAGCCGCTGCTGCCCAACAAACCGCGAGGCGTGCCGCGCGTAGATGACCGGCGCGTGCTAAATGGCATCTTCTGGGTGCTGCGATCCGGTGCGCCGTGGCGTGACCTGCCCGAGCGCTACGGCCCTCGCACGACTTGCTACAACCGCTTCGTGCGATGGCGGAAGGCGGGCGTGTGGGATCGAATGATGGACGCCATCACCGCCGCACATGACGGCAACATCCAGATGATCGACAGCACCTCCGTTCGCGCCCACCAGCAGGCCGCGACGG GCAAAAAGGGGGATCCAGATCATTGTCTCGGTCGCTCACGGGGCGGCCTCACGACCAAAATCCACGCAGTCGTCGACGCGCAAGGGCTCCCAATCCGGCTCGGCCTGACCGCCGGGCAGGCGCATGACAGCCCCGCCGCGTATCACCTGCTCGACCGTCTCGGTCCGCGAACCATCGTACTCGCGGACAAAGCTTATGATGCCGATGGCATCCGCGGCCTTATCGAGGCCCAAGGCGCAGTGCCCAACATCCCGGCCAAATCCAATCGCAAATGGAAACCATGCTTCAGCAAGCAGCTCTATCGCGAGCGCAATCTGGTCGAGCGCTTCTTCAGCAAACTGAAGCACTTCCGGCGCATCGCCACTCGTTACGACAAGCTCGCCGCAAACTTCCTCGCTATGGTTCAGCTCGCTTCAATGCGACTGTGGCTACGCGCTTATGAGTCTACGGCCTAG
- a CDS encoding DUF2958 domain-containing protein has translation MILLPIELRAALRSNDADRRVSDIKGERFDPPPVVKFFNPLGAATWLATELDEDGDTLFGLTDLSFGCPELGSFSLSELRSIRLPYGLWIERDEAFATPFQLSRWTDTVRQAGSIIWAETLLRRAARLS, from the coding sequence ATGATCCTCTTGCCCATCGAACTCCGCGCGGCGCTCCGTTCGAACGATGCCGACCGCCGCGTCAGCGACATCAAAGGCGAGCGTTTCGACCCGCCGCCTGTCGTGAAATTCTTCAATCCGCTGGGAGCGGCCACATGGCTTGCGACCGAACTGGACGAGGATGGCGACACCTTGTTCGGCCTTACCGACCTTAGTTTTGGCTGCCCCGAGCTCGGATCATTCAGCCTGTCCGAACTGCGGTCGATCCGCCTGCCCTATGGCCTCTGGATCGAACGCGACGAAGCCTTCGCCACACCGTTCCAGCTGTCCCGCTGGACAGATACCGTGCGCCAGGCCGGCTCGATCATATGGGCGGAAACGCTGCTGCGCCGCGCCGCCCGACTAAGCTAG
- a CDS encoding YbaK/EbsC family protein encodes MSHESVRADLATRAPDLPIIVVEQRRATVAEAAIALGVEPGQIAKSLALRVNEQVVLLVTRGDTRLDNQKTKAAFGGRPRMLDPAETLGREPIKG; translated from the coding sequence ATGAGCCATGAATCGGTCCGCGCCGACCTTGCCACACGCGCGCCCGATCTTCCGATCATCGTCGTCGAACAGAGGAGAGCGACGGTGGCGGAGGCCGCGATCGCGCTGGGTGTCGAGCCAGGCCAGATTGCCAAGTCACTCGCACTTCGGGTCAACGAACAGGTCGTCCTGCTGGTGACGCGCGGCGATACGCGCCTCGATAATCAGAAGACCAAGGCTGCGTTCGGGGGACGGCCACGGATGCTCGATCCGGCCGAAACACTAGGTCGTGAACCCATAAAAGGGTGA
- a CDS encoding TonB-dependent receptor, producing the protein MGIGRTGSNIAFGWGQALLFTTMSGMLASPASAADHLQRFHIEGGPLQRALVAYAAAAGTQLLYSSALVAGRTAPRLVGDFTPADALARLLEGSGLTARPVGANMFVLQGAPKASTLMQAATTASPAKANDAAAPTARAEQVGMMGTQLSVGAGSAAPDTGPDVVVTGSHIRGRQPGTPPVTTISRDDLTRNGYATVAQALQALPGNFGGVATEQSALSFADTTGTNGGLATGVNLRGLGASATLVLVNGKRLGGSGSQGSFADVSSIPTGAVDHVEVLMDGASAIYGSDAVGGVVNIILKRDFDGAETRARIGTVTQGSKHDLQLDQTVGKHWSTGGIVLSYEYDRAGRLASADRDFAASADLRPLGGTDHRFIFSLPGNILGIDPRTGIFGAAYAIPRGQDGTGLTPSSFIAGASNLENRREGSDLIPRQVRHSAYASLDQDLGSAVQLSADMLYAHRTFAANEPGSASIVQVGRSNPFFVSPNGATSQLIAYGFEPELGPIQTRGFAEALATSAGLDADLGHGWKVRGSIAFAQEREGNRTDHEINSAALAEAVGSTPDNPATAFNTTVDGYFNPYGTGASNSAAILSFIGDGFQETASRSRVLTGHADGDGTLLMLPGGPVKLAAGVDVRRETFKTSGVGLVSTAPQSLFAVDGSRTIEAGFAEVRVPVVGTNNARPGVAQLDLSLAGRVEHYASFGTTANPKFGLSWVPIRSLTVRTSYGTSFRAPNLRELGDAQHVSVTTLQRPDGVTLPVIQLSGGNPGLRPEKARSWTAGFDLVPVAMPRLRLSMTWFRTVFRNQIGTPAQANFSNALVDPTLAPFVERVMPISDPADLARINALYASPAFSGASGIPATSIGAIIDTRYINTGRLDVSGLDLSAHYAIDAGANRFDLAATGSYMLRDRQQVTPTSASVDQRNRVGEPVDLRGRLSGGWTRGIATTTVGLNYVAPYHDLVGNRIDAWKTVDLVIGVAPQDGHGPLHGLELAIVASNLFNAAPPFYDSPIGLGYDATNADALGRFVSLQLTKRW; encoded by the coding sequence ATGGGTATCGGTCGGACGGGGTCGAACATCGCATTTGGCTGGGGCCAGGCGCTCCTATTCACCACCATGTCCGGGATGCTTGCCAGCCCCGCTTCGGCGGCCGACCATCTCCAGAGGTTCCACATCGAGGGCGGCCCGTTGCAGCGAGCGCTGGTGGCCTATGCCGCGGCGGCAGGCACGCAGTTGCTTTATTCGAGCGCGCTTGTCGCCGGTCGCACGGCGCCCCGGCTGGTGGGCGACTTCACGCCGGCCGACGCGCTTGCACGCTTGCTGGAGGGGAGTGGCCTCACCGCCCGTCCGGTCGGTGCCAACATGTTCGTGCTGCAGGGGGCACCGAAGGCTTCGACGCTGATGCAGGCAGCGACCACCGCGTCTCCCGCCAAGGCGAATGATGCTGCGGCGCCGACGGCGCGCGCGGAACAGGTCGGCATGATGGGCACCCAGCTGAGCGTCGGGGCGGGCAGCGCGGCGCCGGATACCGGACCCGACGTGGTCGTGACCGGATCGCACATTCGGGGGCGCCAGCCGGGGACGCCGCCAGTGACGACGATCAGCCGCGACGACCTGACGCGAAACGGCTATGCGACGGTTGCGCAGGCGTTGCAGGCGCTGCCCGGCAACTTCGGCGGGGTCGCGACCGAGCAGAGCGCGCTTTCGTTCGCGGACACGACCGGCACCAACGGCGGCCTCGCGACCGGCGTCAACCTGCGCGGTCTCGGCGCAAGCGCGACGCTCGTGCTGGTGAACGGCAAGCGGCTCGGCGGCTCGGGCTCGCAGGGCTCGTTCGCCGACGTCTCCAGCATCCCGACGGGCGCGGTCGACCATGTCGAGGTGCTGATGGATGGCGCATCGGCGATCTACGGCTCGGATGCGGTCGGCGGGGTCGTGAACATCATCCTCAAGCGCGACTTCGACGGGGCGGAGACGCGCGCGCGGATCGGGACGGTCACCCAAGGTTCGAAGCATGACCTGCAGCTCGACCAGACGGTGGGCAAGCACTGGTCGACCGGCGGCATCGTGCTTTCGTACGAATATGATCGCGCGGGCCGCCTCGCGAGCGCCGACCGCGATTTCGCGGCATCGGCGGACCTCCGGCCATTGGGCGGCACCGATCATCGCTTCATCTTCAGTCTCCCGGGCAATATCCTCGGCATCGATCCCAGGACCGGGATCTTCGGCGCCGCCTATGCGATCCCGAGGGGCCAGGATGGAACGGGCCTCACGCCGTCGAGCTTCATCGCCGGGGCGAGCAATCTCGAGAACAGGCGCGAAGGGTCGGACCTGATCCCTCGGCAGGTGCGGCACAGCGCTTATGCATCGCTCGACCAGGATCTCGGCAGCGCGGTCCAGCTCAGCGCCGACATGCTCTATGCCCATCGCACCTTTGCGGCGAACGAGCCGGGCTCGGCGTCGATCGTCCAGGTCGGCCGAAGCAACCCGTTCTTCGTGTCGCCCAACGGCGCGACGTCGCAGCTGATCGCCTATGGGTTCGAGCCTGAGCTCGGGCCGATCCAGACGCGCGGGTTCGCGGAGGCCCTGGCAACGTCGGCCGGCCTCGACGCGGATCTCGGCCATGGCTGGAAGGTCCGCGGTTCGATCGCGTTCGCGCAAGAACGCGAAGGCAATCGGACCGATCATGAAATCAATTCCGCCGCGCTGGCAGAAGCCGTTGGGTCGACGCCGGACAATCCGGCGACGGCGTTCAACACGACGGTCGACGGCTATTTCAATCCCTATGGGACGGGCGCGTCGAATTCGGCGGCGATCCTGAGCTTCATCGGCGACGGCTTCCAGGAGACCGCATCACGCAGCCGGGTCCTGACCGGCCATGCGGATGGCGATGGCACGCTGCTGATGCTGCCGGGCGGCCCGGTCAAGCTTGCGGCCGGCGTGGACGTGCGGCGCGAGACCTTCAAGACCAGCGGCGTCGGCCTGGTCTCGACCGCGCCACAGTCGCTGTTCGCGGTCGATGGCAGCCGCACGATCGAGGCGGGGTTCGCCGAAGTGCGCGTGCCGGTCGTCGGGACCAACAACGCGCGCCCCGGCGTCGCGCAGCTCGACCTGTCGCTGGCCGGCCGGGTCGAGCATTATGCCTCGTTCGGCACCACTGCCAATCCGAAGTTCGGCCTGTCCTGGGTCCCGATCCGCAGCCTGACCGTGCGGACGAGCTATGGAACCTCGTTTCGCGCGCCCAATCTGCGCGAGCTGGGCGATGCCCAGCATGTTTCGGTGACGACCCTGCAGCGGCCGGACGGCGTGACGCTGCCGGTCATCCAGCTATCCGGCGGCAATCCAGGCCTGCGTCCCGAGAAGGCGCGGAGCTGGACGGCGGGGTTCGACCTCGTACCGGTGGCGATGCCGCGCCTGCGGCTCAGCATGACATGGTTCCGGACCGTGTTTCGCAACCAGATCGGAACCCCGGCCCAGGCGAACTTCAGCAATGCGCTGGTCGACCCGACGCTGGCGCCATTTGTCGAGCGAGTCATGCCGATCAGCGATCCAGCCGATCTCGCGCGGATCAACGCGCTTTACGCGAGCCCGGCATTCTCGGGCGCAAGCGGCATCCCGGCGACGAGCATCGGTGCGATCATCGACACGCGTTATATCAATACCGGTCGGCTCGATGTCAGTGGGCTCGATCTCAGTGCGCATTATGCGATTGATGCGGGCGCCAACCGGTTCGATCTGGCCGCCACCGGAAGCTACATGCTGCGCGACCGCCAGCAGGTGACACCGACTTCGGCATCGGTCGACCAGCGCAATCGGGTCGGCGAGCCGGTCGACCTGCGCGGACGATTGAGCGGCGGCTGGACCCGCGGCATCGCCACGACCACGGTCGGCCTGAACTACGTGGCGCCCTATCACGATCTCGTCGGCAACCGCATCGATGCCTGGAAGACGGTGGATCTGGTGATTGGCGTCGCGCCGCAGGACGGCCACGGGCCGTTGCACGGGCTCGAGCTGGCGATTGTGGCCAGCAACCTCTTCAACGCGGCGCCGCCCTTCTACGATTCGCCGATCGGGCTCGGCTATGATGCCACCAACGCGGATGCGCTCGGGCGGTTCGTCTCGCTGCAACTCACCAAGCGCTGGTGA
- a CDS encoding helix-turn-helix domain-containing protein, with the protein MDLKDVMAVNLRRERHRQKLTQEELAHRSGVSSRYIGSIERADVSASVSVLGRIAEALKIHPSDLITAS; encoded by the coding sequence ATGGACCTCAAGGACGTAATGGCGGTAAACCTACGTAGAGAGCGGCATCGACAGAAACTGACGCAAGAGGAACTGGCTCATCGTTCCGGAGTAAGTTCGCGCTACATAGGTTCGATCGAGCGCGCCGATGTCTCAGCCAGTGTATCGGTGCTGGGACGTATCGCTGAAGCGCTTAAAATCCATCCATCCGATCTCATTACCGCAAGCTAG
- a CDS encoding ArdC family protein has translation MPSQSSRRARRKGAEGAGESRANLYDDVTQRILGELDAGRLPWVQPWGGASSSGGIGPGLPRNALTARPYSGINILILWGAVIEHGFPSQSWLTFRQAQEAGGRVRKGERGVTVVYADRFTPEAERERAQRDGDDARAVPFLQRFTVFNVAQCEGLRSGLATDPAPLPEREIVPVAEEVIAASGVDFHIGGDRAFYVPALDFVQVPPQPAFFEPVNYYRTCLHELTHATGHAKRLGRDLTNAFGSKGYAREELVAEMGSAFLCAALGIVPTVRHADYIGSWLEVLREDNRAIFRAASAATKAADWLLARHREAIEGRIAA, from the coding sequence ATGCCGAGCCAATCGAGCCGTCGCGCACGTCGAAAGGGTGCCGAAGGAGCGGGTGAAAGTCGTGCCAATCTCTATGATGACGTGACCCAGCGGATCCTTGGCGAGCTCGACGCCGGACGCCTGCCGTGGGTCCAGCCGTGGGGCGGGGCGTCGTCCAGCGGCGGGATCGGGCCGGGCTTGCCGCGCAACGCGCTGACCGCCCGGCCTTATTCGGGCATCAACATCCTGATCCTGTGGGGCGCCGTCATCGAGCATGGCTTCCCCTCGCAATCGTGGCTGACCTTCCGGCAGGCGCAGGAAGCCGGCGGACGCGTTCGCAAGGGCGAGCGTGGCGTCACCGTCGTCTACGCCGACCGCTTCACCCCCGAGGCCGAGAGGGAACGCGCCCAGCGCGATGGCGACGATGCCCGCGCCGTGCCCTTCCTCCAGCGGTTCACCGTCTTCAATGTGGCCCAATGCGAGGGGCTTCGGTCCGGCCTCGCCACCGATCCCGCCCCACTCCCCGAGCGCGAGATCGTGCCCGTCGCCGAGGAGGTGATCGCGGCATCGGGCGTCGATTTCCACATCGGCGGCGACCGCGCTTTCTATGTGCCCGCGCTCGATTTCGTACAGGTGCCGCCACAGCCCGCCTTCTTCGAGCCGGTCAATTACTACCGGACCTGCCTCCACGAGCTAACCCATGCGACCGGCCATGCCAAGCGGCTTGGGCGCGACCTGACCAACGCTTTTGGCAGCAAGGGCTATGCCCGCGAGGAACTGGTCGCCGAAATGGGATCGGCCTTCCTCTGCGCCGCGCTCGGCATAGTGCCGACCGTCCGCCACGCCGACTATATCGGCTCATGGCTGGAGGTGCTGCGCGAGGACAATCGCGCGATCTTCCGCGCCGCGAGTGCCGCCACCAAGGCCGCCGACTGGCTTCTTGCCCGCCACCGCGAGGCGATCGAGGGGAGGATCGCGGCATGA
- a CDS encoding FecR family protein, with protein MDEGGGQKEDVCAEAAQWVARLNALPVSRETLEQFYAWRRDERCRAAYDEASAAWDATDRLAADPALQALADAAYKRGGRQRLSLAPAMGRMIPAMLGATALLGSGLVYMNWHPHGVEYETRIGEQSAVALADGSKVMLDTDTQLEVRYDRSTRHIELRRGQAYFTVAHNGRRPFMVEADGTDVVATGTQFAVRRREDGVDVTLVEGRVAVTPPDARSTALASGQQLIVRAGQAPHVRKVDPATATAWRSGRMVLDGITLGEAIAEANRYAARPVILEAKQYADRRISGSFEAGDVPSFVAAAVALLPLAAHRDKDGITHLVSSKQATID; from the coding sequence ATGGACGAAGGCGGGGGGCAGAAAGAGGATGTTTGCGCCGAGGCGGCGCAATGGGTCGCGCGGCTCAACGCGCTGCCGGTGTCGCGCGAGACGCTCGAGCAATTCTATGCCTGGCGGCGCGACGAGCGATGCCGTGCGGCCTATGACGAGGCGAGCGCGGCCTGGGACGCAACCGATCGGCTCGCTGCCGATCCCGCTCTGCAGGCGCTCGCCGATGCGGCATACAAGAGAGGCGGACGGCAACGACTGAGCCTGGCCCCCGCAATGGGACGCATGATCCCGGCTATGCTGGGAGCGACAGCGCTGCTGGGTTCCGGCCTCGTCTACATGAACTGGCATCCGCATGGTGTCGAGTACGAGACACGGATCGGCGAGCAGAGTGCGGTCGCCCTCGCAGATGGGTCGAAGGTGATGCTCGATACGGACACCCAGTTGGAGGTGCGGTATGATCGAAGCACACGCCATATCGAACTGCGGCGCGGACAAGCCTATTTCACGGTGGCACACAATGGAAGGCGACCGTTCATGGTCGAGGCGGACGGGACCGATGTCGTCGCGACCGGAACCCAGTTCGCGGTGCGTCGGCGCGAGGATGGGGTCGACGTCACGCTGGTCGAAGGGCGTGTCGCCGTCACGCCGCCGGATGCGCGGAGCACGGCTTTGGCGTCGGGCCAGCAGCTGATCGTCCGGGCGGGCCAGGCGCCGCACGTGCGCAAGGTCGATCCGGCGACCGCGACGGCATGGCGCAGCGGGCGGATGGTGCTCGATGGCATTACGCTCGGCGAGGCGATTGCCGAGGCCAATCGCTATGCCGCCAGACCGGTGATCCTCGAAGCCAAGCAGTATGCGGACCGGCGCATCAGCGGATCGTTCGAGGCGGGCGACGTGCCCAGCTTCGTCGCGGCGGCCGTGGCGCTGCTGCCGCTCGCCGCGCACCGCGACAAGGATGGGATCACCCATCTGGTTTCGAGCAAACAGGCAACGATCGATTAA